One Aegilops tauschii subsp. strangulata cultivar AL8/78 chromosome 2, Aet v6.0, whole genome shotgun sequence genomic window, ACGCCAAGGCGGTGGCGGTCATCCTGAGGCACGCCCAGGCCAAGGTCCTCTTCGTCGACTATGAGTACGTGCGCCTCGCTCACGACGCGCTCCAAATCGTTGCCGATGCCGGCGCGCCCGTGCCGCTTGTCGCCGTCATCGACGATATCGACAGGCCCACCTTATATCGCCCGTGCCGCTTGCATAGAAATCAACACACCTTATATTCTGGAACCAAGGGAGTATACCAGTAACCTGAGATAGAGGTATGCTGACAGAGAAAAATTAGCAATAATATATCGAGAATTATTGAGCCAGTCTCAGCACTCATTCTAGAATTTCATGATCTGACCTCAACATTAGGTTTCCATCGTTATTGAGTAAGTCTAcggtagatgctattgaaaagtgTACCAAAAGATCCATTTGGACTTTCAGGAATCATTTCATGCATTGGCGTTCAAGCCCCGCTGCCGACGCGATCGGGTTGTGGAGGAGACAGATGACATGATCCCAGACGGGCGCCTCATTCCGCTGCCGCGACTCGCCCGATCCGCGCGAGCCCGAGTCTCCAGCCCCGCCGCCGTCCTGGTCGGGATGGGAAGGATACGTGTTCTGCTGCCGCGACTCCGCCGTCGTGGTCGGGTTGGGGACAAGACGGGCAGCACGATAGACAGGCATTTGACTATAAACTTTTTTGACTAGCAGCGTCTATATCTTTTGCCATGTGCCCTGATGGATGGGCCCGAACTGTCATAAGCATAGTCAGCTTTGTGGTGGTTTTCCGGAACTTTAAAAAAGAGGTAGTTTTTTGGAACCATAGCCCGAATTGTGGGGACATGGAGTTTCTAAGCACGAGCTCATATGAGCTcggatgaacagtaaattcagaaaaaataaacaTTCAAAAAATTAGTGacaaacattgacaaaagttttCGGCGCTTGCAAAATTTCAGCTTCAAACGACATTTGTAGAAGCCGTGGATAAAAAAACAAAATCATCATTTTGCAAGCATTGaaaacttttgtcaatgtttgtCACTATAAAAGTTCGGAATTTTTTTATTTGTATTCTTTTTTTTTACTGTTcacccgagctcatttgagctcgggacTAGAAGAGTACTTTCGGAATTGTGGTAGTTTTATGTCATTTACTCTGCTGTCTATAATCCCACCAGAATAGATGATTAGAAAAGCAGAGAGAGCAAGAGAGAACGAAACATTCACTTATGCTATCTCTGTATAACTCTCATTCAAATGGTACTGAGTACTGACTGTCTGACAGTGCAGAAATTTGATCCATGAATCACCTACTCTCTGTTTCTCATAGtagaaaaaaaatccaaaaagaaCTATATCAAGAAGAGGGTCAGGTCAGCTTGCTCTTGGATGATTAGGCCTTAATCAACCAATCAGTCACACTGGGGTTGCAAATTGCAATGCCACGAAGctggagagcagcagcagcagcattaGACCAGAGGAGGTGCTCCTGCCGGAGCCGCTGCAGACAAGCCGGCTGTCGCGGTACGAACACACCGATTGCTTCCTGGAACAACAGAATGTACAAGATCAAACGGTTAGCAGGAGCAGAGATTCATTGAAGTGTCTGTCATTCAGAGATAAGTGCCATGTAAACTGACACGAGCTAATCAGAACAGATCTCTGCACAAACTCATTCATCGGAATGGCACTATATATTGAAAAATTGCTGGTGTGTATGATTGCTAGTGTCATTCAATCTTGGGACGGCTTGTAGATTGTGTGAAGAATCGGATGCTTTGACCACACACAAGATCTTGAGAGACATGGAGGAATTTCATTTCAGAGAGAGATGATAATTAAGGGTGTGAGAGTAGTACGTACATGTTGCTGGAGCAGAAGGTGATGGTGTAGTCGGGCGACTGGGCGCAGGTGAAGATGGAGGAGGGGTCGTCGTAGGCGTAGCTGTAGGCGGCCGGGCATGCCGCCTTGAACTTCTTCGAGTAGAAGGTCGGCTGGCAGGCCACCGGGTTGGCATACTGCCCACGGCAGCAGTACTGGTCGGTCCCGAACACGTCGCACGCGCTCCGGCAAGCCACCACCTTCCCCCCGTCGCCCTTCACGGCCAGCTCCGACGGGCAGCCCCGGCGCAGGTCACCGTCGCACCCCGCCGGGGCGCAGCCTGTCCAGTTGGCGCTCGTCGGGGTCGGGGTCACCACCACGGGGAGGTTGAAGCCGTCCACCAGGCTCACGTCGTAGTAGTCAGTCGCCGCCAGCGTGAACTCCGCCAGCGTCGCCGGAGCGGCCCCCGACGCCGATTCGCACTGCAGCGACGTGCCGCACCCGCCCGTCTCGCACGTGCCGTTGCCGGCCGAGTCAAAGGTGCAGCCGGTGCGGCCCCACACGCGGCCCGACCACCCCACGGGGGCGGTGAACACCACCGACTCGCCTGCACGGAGCGCATACCCGCCGCCCCCGAAGCTCTCGCCCGGCGTCACCGCCGGCCACACCTCCGTCTTGCACTGGTTGATGAGCGTGAACTCCCGGGCCGACTCCGCCCGCCTCGTTGCCCCTGTCATCACAACAATGAAAAAGAACGTTTTTGGGTTCAGTTAACACTACTGCAGCATCTACTAGCAATCTGATAAATGAACTGATCTTCAGACAAGCAATCTATGGCATTGGCAATGTGTGTCAGGTCAGGGCTTGCAAAATTTTCACTTATGTTGAGTATGTCCTGACAACATTTGAAACAAGGTCTGCACTACATTTGAAACAGAGTGCAAGGCAATCTGAATAGATGGACACCAACTGGCTGGTGATGATTCCAAAGCATACCATTCCATTCTAGCAGTCAGAAAACCTGACACAATCTTATCCCAGCAAGAGTATGCAGAAAGcaagaggagaagatgaagaaattTGATTGTGAAGAGTGGTACCTGAGAAGAAGCAGGTGAGAAACAGAGGCAGAAGCAGGGCACTCCCCCTTCTTGGCCCTGGGGACCTACCCATTGCAGATTCAGGTGCAGCAACAACAGTGAAAAACCTCTGGTGATGTGTATGGCTGTATACAGGTAGGTAGATATACTGCTGATAACAACACAGCAGGTGAGATAATTTTTTAGAGCAAGTAAACACAAAGAGAGAATACGTGAGAGGGAGGTTCAGGTGAGGCATGCCATGAATGGACAAACCTTGCTTGCCATGGCCTCCTTCCTTGCTTCCTCTTGCCATTTCCTCCTCAGATTCTCCAGCCAGCCAGGCAGAACCTCCTTTTCCTGTGTTCCAAGACTTGGGAACATGGCACTTGTGACCGTGACATTGTGTCCATTCCTGGGAACACAAGGCAGAGACATGATTCCCTCCTGCTTCAAGCAACAACACACCTTCAGGCATCAGGACCAACATAAAACATCTCAAGCTAGCAACAGAACTGCCAGACAGGACTGAACCGCGAGCACCGACATATCCGATATCAAGCAAGTTTCAAGCAATGCAGGAGACAATATCAGACATCGTTGGATCATCTCGCTGACATGCTAAGCTTGGAGGTCATACAAAGATTATTATTACACCAAGCGTACCATCAACTGATCGGATCGTAATGTATCGACAGTTGTTACACTAAGGAACTGCTGCTTTGCAGCTGGCCACAACTAGAGCACGGACGCACCAAACAAATCAATGCTTTATTACTATCATCCCAGCACAAGATGAGAACTAGCCAATGGATTATCACTATCGCACAATCACATCTGTGAGTGGGGATGCCCTGGGCAGAATAAGAATCTGCTTGCACTGGTGACTGCAGTCAGTCTCCGAGGGAGGAGCTTGAACGTCGGGAACCCATCAGTCGTCTCCCAGCTTGACCTTGTAATGCTGAGCGAGTTTAGTGATTTCCCCGTTGTTCACGAGGTTCTCGAGCATGTCGTACTTGTTGCTGTTTGCTACCAGGGTTTCCTGCTGCTGCGCCGCCAGCTCCTTCTCCTCTTCCAATTGATTCTGAAACAAAAGGAAGAACAAAGTTTAATGAAATTATGGCTCGGATACAAAAGATACAGAGGTTTAAAGCAACTGTATCACATTTTAAAGAACAGCATCATCATCAAAATTCTCAAAATATGCTTCACATGTCATGTTCCCTGAGCAAGTGTTTTTCTCATTTTAGACAAGTAAAGCAGAAAGATTTGCAGCTTTTCTCAGTAGTGGGCAACTGGGCATACAGGTACATGATAAGAACAGTATAAAAAACTAAAGAAACACCACTTCACCTTGATGAGTGCCATATTTTCTGCTTCTTGCCTCCTCATAAGGCCCTTGAGCTTATTCATCCCATCATACCCCGGATCTCCCTGCTTTACCCAGCTGAACTCAATCTTCAAGCCAGGCTTCCTAGGGCGGTCCGGAAACATCTCGGGCTTTGCAAAGGCAGCCCTCACAGGCCTGGGCATCCCGCCGAGCATGAAAGGGAAGTTGTTCATCAGGTCCACAGCAGCCTGGGCCTGCGACACGTTGTCCACCTCCACCAACGCAGCGGCGGGGATCTCGTACTCGATCGTGTAGTTCTCGATGAACTCCGTGTTGACGACATTGGCGCACTGGGCGAGAGACGCCTTGATGACCTGGCTGGTGACCAGAGGGGAGAGGTGGTCGATGTATATCGTCCTCTTGACCCTCGCCTCGAAATCAGCGTACTCCTTCTCAGCCTGTTTTTCGTCCTTCATATCATCTTCGTCCTTCTGAGCCATTTCGTCGGATGCCGCCATAGGAGCGAAGCACGACCTCTGCTGGAAATAACAATACACAGCAGCAGTCACTCGAAATGGCTAAGATTTCCTCCGAATAATTAAGAATGAACACTGCAAAAGGTTATAAACAGAGCTGGCAAACAACAAAGATTTATAAACAGATCTGACAAACATAAAAAACAACATCTTAAGGGCATCATCTGGATAAGAACAAGCGTTGTGCAGCAAAAGCGTCTACCGGCTTTACACTTATAAAACTATCAAACATCAAAGATAACTACTCTGTATTAACTAACAGCAGTGGAGGGTTGTTCATCTATCTCCTGGATGTAAGGGTAGGGATATGGCTCCAAAAAATTTCAAGGCTTCATCAAGAAACAGGGGCCGGCATGCGGGTTCAGTTTAGGATTTCCTCGAACAAGCCTTTTTTGATGAAAGGGGAGCTGCCAAAATTCCATTAGTAGAAACCTACAAATTGCCTCAAAGAGAACAAGCAAGCACCCCAAATGCAACTACCTAGTCAAGCATCGGGAGGGAAAGTTAAAAAGGAAACCGCGAGGCGAGACAAAGTTGATGAACATGGCTCAGCACATGACTCAGATCAAACATGCAAAAGTAAAATCCTCCACTATCCAGCTAACAAGCCGTTCCTCACAGACACAGCAACTGCAGGGGCGGCGGATCTAGACGGCGTGCGCCCACAAGCCGTGAGGTCCAGCGGGATTTCTATTGAACTTAATCGTGGGATGAAGATGGGGAAACCTCTACCTCGAAACCCAATGGGTGGGCGGGGCGGAGCGGAGGCGGCGGGAGCGCGGCGTCcagacgaggaagaacggagcccgcggcggcggcggtggcgacgCGCGTGAggggcgggggcggcgcgggGCGTGTGATTGGGGCGGCTGGGAGTGGGGCTGAGGCGTCGGCCGGCAGGCCGGCGGGATTGAGCCGttggtcggcggcgacggcgacggcggcggcggctgtagGGATTAGACGAGAGACAGCGGCGTTTCTAGCCTTTCCGGAAAAAGGTGTGGACTTTAGGGCCCGTTTGGGTTCGGGACGACGGGATAGGAGAACACAGGAATAGAAAAGAATCCATAAATTGCAAGAATTAAATGCCATGTCTGCCCGCATATAAGCTTTTATTAGAATTATATACATTTTGATTTTAACTTTAAATTGGTTTttcctaaacttggtcaaactttgtaGATTTTAACTTGGCTAAAGTAATGCACGGAGTGAATAAGAGCGGACATCGCCAAATGTCCATGGAGACGTCCGCCGTGTTCAAACGCGTCCGTGGAAATGTCTGCTTTGGTTTTTTCTATCTATACCAGGACTACTCAAAACAGTCAAAGATAAAATAGCACAACTGTTAAGCATTTGAAAGATAAATATTTCAAGGCAACAGTAATTCAAATTTAAATACTAAATTACAAAAAAAATTGATGCTCCAAAAATATTGTTTTAAGAAGCATTCTGAAGCATCGATTTTGTTTTATTTGCCCTACACATCCATGAATGTAATTCAATCACGAAATTTGCACGCACATCGATGCTTGCCTAGAAAATTGAACTTTTCTCACAAAAACACTTTCGTAAGAATATTTCTTTCTTACTTTCAAGAATTTACTATGAACTCAGCGATgattaatatggatcggagggagtatgaaCATTTATTTTTGTTGTCTAAAGTTTtttaataaaaaaaattgaaggtaGTATATTAAATAGCACAAACCTTTAAAAATAGCCTTACAAAAATTAGAAATATATCCAAATCCTTCGAGTGTCTGAGGTCTTCTTCCTCCTGCATCCATCGACGGCACACCGTGAACAAAGCTCGTTAACTCCTCCGGGCCTCCGTCTCAGTGAAGTAAACTTATTTAAACACGGGAGCATGTAGACGCAATGGCCAGGAGCTGCTCCCCCTCAGCGTCGCACCTTCGCGTCCGGGAGCTGCTTCGCCATCCTACCCCTGCAATCTAACTGTCGTACATGCACCATTCCGGCCCGTTGCATCCAGGAGTTGCTCTGCCTCCATGCCGCTCCCCGTTGCGGCTGATTTGGAGGCGCATGACACACACGAGGTCGGTACTGACTGCTGAGGCCAACGAGCTCGTCGGGCTCAGCCACACTATCGTCGTCGACATTGCCATCGACCCTACCCGCTCGTCCTCCTGCCTGCGTCCCATCCCCCTCCCTCATTGTGACGCCTTCCTCCCGTCATCGCTGCCCTCCATCAGCTAGATGAGGTCACCATTCTTTGGATTTTTTTGAGGAACCTGGTTGTTTCCTTTTTCTATGTGTGATGGTTATTCTGAGTACTATGAAAAATGTAGTTTATTgtagcaaattcaaaatatgtGTATCTAGTTTTGGGTCTTCTATAAAAGCAGGAACAAAATTTCACTACCTAAATCTTCTCTCTCCTCTACTTAAAATGGATCTGAGTAGCCAAAATTTGGGTCTACTATTGCAGATgctcttggggggggggggggggcagggcctTACTTGTTCCCCTACCCCTGCCATTCCAGCAGAATAATAATAAAATGTTGGAAAGGGCAACAAATGTAGTGGCATGTTGCAAAGATGATGGAACCTATAAAACCTTAGTTGCAAAACATCGTGGAACAAAATAAAATATCAAGGAGGTTGCTGGCAACTTTCCCTGAACGGTCTGCAATTGCACAACCCATCATTGTCGAAACACTAACTCT contains:
- the LOC109759508 gene encoding pathogenesis-related thaumatin-like protein 3.5 isoform X2, with product MSLPCVPRNGHNVTVTSAMFPSLGTQEKEVLPGWLENLRRKWQEEARKEAMASKVCPFMYIYLPVYSHTHHQRFFTVVAAPESAMGRSPGPRRGSALLLPLFLTCFFSGATRRAESAREFTLINQCKTEVWPAVTPGESFGGGGYALRAGESVVFTAPVGWSGRVWGRTGCTFDSAGNGTCETGGCGTSLQCESASGAAPATLAEFTLAATDYYDVSLVDGFNLPVVVTPTPTSANWTGCAPAGCDGDLRRGCPSELAVKGDGGKVVACRSACDVFGTDQYCCRGQYANPVACQPTFYSKKFKAACPAAYSYAYDDPSSIFTCAQSPDYTITFCSSNMKQSVCSYRDSRLVCSGSGRSTSSGLMLLLLLSSFVALQFATPV
- the LOC109759508 gene encoding pathogenesis-related thaumatin-like protein 3.5 isoform X1, with product MLVLMPEGVLLLEAGGNHVSALCSQEWTQCHGHKCHVPKSWNTGKGGSAWLAGESEEEMARGSKEGGHGKQGLSIHGMPHLNLPLTYSLFVFTCSKKLSHLLCCYQQYIYLPVYSHTHHQRFFTVVAAPESAMGRSPGPRRGSALLLPLFLTCFFSGATRRAESAREFTLINQCKTEVWPAVTPGESFGGGGYALRAGESVVFTAPVGWSGRVWGRTGCTFDSAGNGTCETGGCGTSLQCESASGAAPATLAEFTLAATDYYDVSLVDGFNLPVVVTPTPTSANWTGCAPAGCDGDLRRGCPSELAVKGDGGKVVACRSACDVFGTDQYCCRGQYANPVACQPTFYSKKFKAACPAAYSYAYDDPSSIFTCAQSPDYTITFCSSNMKQSVCSYRDSRLVCSGSGRSTSSGLMLLLLLSSFVALQFATPV
- the LOC109759509 gene encoding ASI1-immunoprecipitated protein 1, whose amino-acid sequence is MAASDEMAQKDEDDMKDEKQAEKEYADFEARVKRTIYIDHLSPLVTSQVIKASLAQCANVVNTEFIENYTIEYEIPAAALVEVDNVSQAQAAVDLMNNFPFMLGGMPRPVRAAFAKPEMFPDRPRKPGLKIEFSWVKQGDPGYDGMNKLKGLMRRQEAENMALIKNQLEEEKELAAQQQETLVANSNKYDMLENLVNNGEITKLAQHYKVKLGDD